One window of Atribacterota bacterium genomic DNA carries:
- a CDS encoding sugar phosphate isomerase/epimerase family protein, translated as MIFPFLAVSTNTYHGFSLSDALSGISRAGFRFVELACVKGWTNHFDLEAYSQKDVEDLKMMLSSFGLEVASLSAHSSLATQSGVLYLQKALHFARTIGAKVVNTGTVENEEEKDICLHNLETLTQSAQKEGVKIGLEIHGEFLKSGQKAMGFMEEVRSPFIGVNYDTGNAIFYGSVRPEDDITFCIPWLVQMFQKRTVHQGRDNSTLS; from the coding sequence GTGATATTCCCTTTTCTTGCAGTGTCCACCAATACGTATCATGGTTTTTCTCTCTCCGATGCGCTTTCGGGTATTTCCAGAGCTGGTTTTCGATTTGTGGAGTTGGCCTGTGTCAAGGGATGGACCAATCATTTCGATCTCGAGGCGTATTCGCAGAAAGATGTGGAGGACCTTAAAATGATGCTCAGCTCGTTTGGGTTAGAGGTGGCGAGCTTGAGTGCTCATTCCAGTCTCGCCACGCAAAGCGGAGTTCTATATCTTCAGAAGGCTCTTCACTTTGCCAGAACGATTGGGGCCAAGGTGGTCAATACCGGGACGGTGGAAAACGAAGAGGAAAAGGACATCTGCCTACATAACCTTGAAACGTTGACCCAGAGCGCGCAGAAAGAGGGAGTCAAAATTGGGCTCGAAATCCATGGTGAGTTCTTAAAAAGTGGCCAAAAAGCCATGGGATTCATGGAGGAAGTGCGTTCACCCTTTATAGGGGTGAATTATGATACCGGTAATGCCATTTTTTATGGAAGCGTACGTCCGGAAGATGATATCACGTTTTGTATTCCCTGGCTGGTACAAATGTTCCAGAAAAGAACCGTACACCAGGGACGAGACAATTCCACGCTTTCGTGA